The Rhopalosiphum maidis isolate BTI-1 chromosome 1, ASM367621v3, whole genome shotgun sequence genome has a segment encoding these proteins:
- the LOC113550572 gene encoding venom protease-like isoform X2, translating into MMIAEGIYPDLCSLNGQNPIFCCPPTIQKIKILNNSINEIPSIVNEKCQEYSKLMKKFKIEDTNLTAKLTEFTTESGFTKKYTYPFSMECEADLKSSVTNIVTEKYQKVTKKSCYTKVISKNIPLAKPKEYPHMAIIGFGEKPEDSLWGCGGSLISERWILSAAHCEKLKEHSAINMARWARLGDLNIILTTDDARPKDYRIVRQVIHPCFKPPSNYNDIALFQLEKNVEFSEYVMPICLNSDPSLEPQMQVATSWGKPSYESVSMSHDLLKVELNIVSGSVCNDSYGISNSILKYGILNDRMICATPLEGTIDVSAGDSGGPLQYKHNGSSIHTQYGIISFGTNFGDDPVVYTRVSKYISWIESIVWS; encoded by the exons ATGATGATTGCAGAAGGAATATATCCTGATTTGTGTTCGTTGAATGGACAAAATCCAATATTTTGTTGTCCACCgactattcaaaaaataaaaattttaaataattcgatTAATGAAATACCGAGTATTGTTAACGAAA agTGTCAGGAGTATTCTAAGTTaatgaaaaagtttaaaatagaaGATACTAATTTGACTGCAAAGTTAACAGAGTTTACAACAGAGTCCGGATTTACAAAGAAATACACTTAC CCGTTTTCAATGGAATGTGAAGCAGATTTAAAATCATCAGTAACGAATATTGTCACagaaaaataccaaaaagttACTAAAAAATCATGTTACACGaaagttatttcaaaaaatattccttTAGCTAAACCAAAAGAATATCCACACATG gcGATAATTGGTTTTGGGGAGAAGCCGGAAGATAGCTTGTGGGGTTGCGGAGGTTCACTGATTAGTGAAAGATGGATATTATCAGCTGCGCATTGTGAAAAATTGAAAGAGCATAGTGCTAT AAATATGGCACGTTGGGCACGATTAGGAGATTTAAACATAATCTTAACTACAGACGACGCTCGACCGAAAGATTATCGAATTGTGCGACAAGTCATACATCCATGTTTTAAACCACCTTCAAATTACAATGATATAGCTCTGTTCCAGTTGGAAAAAAACGTCGAGTTCTCCGAGTACGTAATGCCGATTTGTCTTAATTCAGATCCGTCTTTAGAACCTCAAATGCAAGTAGCTACTAGTTGGGGTAAACCTTCTTACG AATCTGTTTCAATGAGccatgatttattaaaagtagAACTGAATATCGTCTCCGGGAGTGTTTGCAATGATAGTTATGGcatttcaaattcaattttaaaatacggcATATTAAACGACAGAATGATTTGTGCGACTCCACTAGAAGGCACTATCGACGTTTCTgcg GGAGATTCTGGCGGTCCGCTTCAATATAAACACAACGGATCAAGCATACATACCCAATACGGAATAATATCATTTGGAACAAATTTTGGAGATGATCCCGTAGTGTATACTAgagtatcaaaatatatttcatggaTTGAAAGTATTGTCTGGTCTTAA
- the LOC113550572 gene encoding venom protease-like isoform X1: MKTIIIHLNIILFILCFFKESSEKSVTLDLNEGDICKKGDGLNSNNLCKSSENCESLKMMIAEGIYPDLCSLNGQNPIFCCPPTIQKIKILNNSINEIPSIVNEKCQEYSKLMKKFKIEDTNLTAKLTEFTTESGFTKKYTYPFSMECEADLKSSVTNIVTEKYQKVTKKSCYTKVISKNIPLAKPKEYPHMAIIGFGEKPEDSLWGCGGSLISERWILSAAHCEKLKEHSAINMARWARLGDLNIILTTDDARPKDYRIVRQVIHPCFKPPSNYNDIALFQLEKNVEFSEYVMPICLNSDPSLEPQMQVATSWGKPSYESVSMSHDLLKVELNIVSGSVCNDSYGISNSILKYGILNDRMICATPLEGTIDVSAGDSGGPLQYKHNGSSIHTQYGIISFGTNFGDDPVVYTRVSKYISWIESIVWS, translated from the exons atgaaaactattattatacatttaaatattatattatttattttatgcttcTTCAAAGAGTCGTCAGAAAAATCAGTTACACTTGATTTAAATGAAG gcgATATATGCAAAAAAGGCGATGgattgaattcaaataactTGTGTAAAAGTTCTGAAAACTGCGAATCCTTGAAAATGATGATTGCAGAAGGAATATATCCTGATTTGTGTTCGTTGAATGGACAAAATCCAATATTTTGTTGTCCACCgactattcaaaaaataaaaattttaaataattcgatTAATGAAATACCGAGTATTGTTAACGAAA agTGTCAGGAGTATTCTAAGTTaatgaaaaagtttaaaatagaaGATACTAATTTGACTGCAAAGTTAACAGAGTTTACAACAGAGTCCGGATTTACAAAGAAATACACTTAC CCGTTTTCAATGGAATGTGAAGCAGATTTAAAATCATCAGTAACGAATATTGTCACagaaaaataccaaaaagttACTAAAAAATCATGTTACACGaaagttatttcaaaaaatattccttTAGCTAAACCAAAAGAATATCCACACATG gcGATAATTGGTTTTGGGGAGAAGCCGGAAGATAGCTTGTGGGGTTGCGGAGGTTCACTGATTAGTGAAAGATGGATATTATCAGCTGCGCATTGTGAAAAATTGAAAGAGCATAGTGCTAT AAATATGGCACGTTGGGCACGATTAGGAGATTTAAACATAATCTTAACTACAGACGACGCTCGACCGAAAGATTATCGAATTGTGCGACAAGTCATACATCCATGTTTTAAACCACCTTCAAATTACAATGATATAGCTCTGTTCCAGTTGGAAAAAAACGTCGAGTTCTCCGAGTACGTAATGCCGATTTGTCTTAATTCAGATCCGTCTTTAGAACCTCAAATGCAAGTAGCTACTAGTTGGGGTAAACCTTCTTACG AATCTGTTTCAATGAGccatgatttattaaaagtagAACTGAATATCGTCTCCGGGAGTGTTTGCAATGATAGTTATGGcatttcaaattcaattttaaaatacggcATATTAAACGACAGAATGATTTGTGCGACTCCACTAGAAGGCACTATCGACGTTTCTgcg GGAGATTCTGGCGGTCCGCTTCAATATAAACACAACGGATCAAGCATACATACCCAATACGGAATAATATCATTTGGAACAAATTTTGGAGATGATCCCGTAGTGTATACTAgagtatcaaaatatatttcatggaTTGAAAGTATTGTCTGGTCTTAA
- the LOC113550261 gene encoding telomerase Cajal body protein 1, translating to MEINHPIQFKDLQLICTCSDDFLVNDKEFQQCLKGCKWSTDGLSILTNSEDRRLRIFNIETDETNQCKKFQKVNEIKEGGTIYDYVWYPNTVQNRKDVKLILCTSNRSPIHLWNAVDGELEATYRVYDHVDEVAHVNSLCFNWSGEEIYCGSYGKLNIFRTDRPGREFTEISTKTDLHRSIISTITMNPVDRSIFAVGTYSKDIGIYGGNQLMYILRGHKSGITQLQFSPDGLKLYSGSRKGDNDIVCWDLRNVGQTLYSAERTVTTNQKICFDISSDGQYLVSGNCTGEISTWKLDQNIEKSDGVESVLTLNSKISVHNDCVNGVSLHPTLPLLATASGQRHNENDNDEQQLKNTDISLKCWEII from the exons atggaAATCAATCATCCTATCCAATTTAAGGACTTACAACTCATTTGCACGTGTTCTGATGATTTCCTTGTGAATGACAAAGAATTTCAACAATGTTTAAAAGGATGcaaatg GTCAACTGATGGTCTgagtattttaacaaatagtgAAGACCGAAGACTtcgaattttcaatattgaaaCAGACGAAACAaatcaatgtaaaaaatttcaaaaagtcAATGAGATTAAAGAAGGTGGTACtatatatgattatgtatGGTACCCAAACACTGTGCAAAATCGTAAAGATGTAAAGTT aattttgTGTACTAGCAACCGATCACCTATTCACCTTTGGAACGCTGTAGATGGAGAATTAGAAGCAACTTATAGAGTATATGATca TGTTGATGAAGTGGCTCATGTAAACTCATTATGTTTTAACTGGTCTGGAGAAGAAATTTATTGTGGTAGTtatggaaaattaaatattttccgtACAGACCGTCCAGGACGTGAATTTACTGAAATATCTACTAAAACAGATTTGCATAGATCAATAATATCGACCATAACTATGAATCCAGTAGACAGGAGTATTTTTGCCGTTGGTACATACAGTAAAGATATTG GTATATATGGCGGTAATCAacttatgtacatattaagaGGACATAAGTCAGGAATTACCCAATTACAATTTTCACCTGATGGGTTGAAATTATATTCAGGTAGTAGAAAAGGtgataatgatattgtatGTTGGGATTTAAGGAATGTTGGTCAAACTCTATATTCTGCTGAAAGAACAGTGACTActaatcaaaaaatttgttttgacatTTCATCAGATGGACAATATTTAGTTTCAG gtAATTGTACAGGTGAAATTAGTACTTGGAAATTAGaccaaaatattgaaaagtcTGATGGTGTAGAAAGTGTTCTtactttaaattctaaaatttctGTTCATAATGACTGTGTGAATGGTGTCAG TTTACATCCAACTCTTCCTCTATTAGCAACAGCATCTGGACAGAGGCATAATGAAAATGATAACGATGAACAACAATTGAAAAACActgatattagtttaaaatgctgggagataatttaa
- the LOC113550605 gene encoding LOW QUALITY PROTEIN: serine protease snake-like (The sequence of the model RefSeq protein was modified relative to this genomic sequence to represent the inferred CDS: substituted 1 base at 1 genomic stop codon), which translates to MARWVRLGVIDRVVKEDSVVQPRDYRIVQHVIHPDYKPPSLYNDIALFRLERDIEFSDAVRPICLNSNPNLTPLKQILTGWGRISTAGPVSDNLLKVELDIYPIKQCNESYYSNNDKKLEFGILPDSMICAGSFDGEKDSCSGDSGGPLQLEHEKYRPMYTXYGITSFGKFCGDKDTPGVYTKVANYISWIEEIAFLNN; encoded by the exons ATGGCTCGATGGGTCCGACTCGGAGTTATAGACAGAGTCGTTAAAGAAGACAGTGTAGTTCAACCTAGGGACTATCGAATAGTGCAGCATGTTATACATCCCGATTATAAACCACCTTCGCTTTACAACGATATAGCTTTGTTCCGGTTGGAAAGGGATATAGAATTTTCTGATGCAGTGCGACCAATTTGTCTTAACTCAAATCCGAATTTAACaccattaaaacaaatattaactgGTTGGGGTAGAATTTCAACAG CTGGGCCAGTAAGTGACAATTTGTTAAAAGTAGAATTGGATATTTACCCAATAAAGCAGTGTAAcgaaagttattattcaaataatgataaaaaattagaatttggcATATTACCTGATAGTATGATATGTGCTGGTTCTTTTGATGGTGAGAAAGACAGTTGTTCG GGTGATTCAGGAGGTCCACTTCAATTAGaacatgaaaaatatagaccaatgtatacttaatacgGGATTACGTCGTTTGGGAAATTTTGTGGTGACAAAGATACTCCTGGAGTTTATACTAAAGTagctaattatatttcatggaTTGAAGAAAtagcttttttaaataattga